A region from the Hypomesus transpacificus isolate Combined female chromosome 11, fHypTra1, whole genome shotgun sequence genome encodes:
- the rnaset2 gene encoding ribonuclease T2 isoform X3, translated as MNLTPLLLCICCCFTTSAYFFTSPHVWTKLILTHHWPSTFCSMEHCHPNISYWTVHGLWKYEWNKHGTCAARAQSLNSQHKYFSKALELYHKLDLDGVLRKFNIVPSKEYYSNEQLRWTCVDSLKFDDIEGAILKFYQVQPKIQCVQPGKGSQTQVLGQIEICFNPEFQLENCEKIEVDMAILGNSPKAAGFSVCDHTMPVYYPPLKRRTDV; from the exons aTGAATCtgacacctctcctcctctgtattTGCTGCTGTTTTACAACCTCAGCCTATTTTTTCACATCTCC ACACGTGTGGACCAAGCTGATACTGACCCACCACTGGCCCAGCACCTTCTGCAGT ATGGAGCATTGCCATCCCAATATCAGCTACTGGACTGTGCACGGCCTCTG GAAGTATGAGTGGAACAAGCATGGGACATGTGCGGCCAGGGCACAGTCCCTGAACAGTCAGCACAAGTACTTCAGCAAAGCTTTGGAGCTCTACCACAAGCTGGACCTAGATGG AGTTCTGAGAAAATTCAATATTGTTCCCTCTAAGGAATACTACTCG AATGAGCAGCTGAGGTGGACCTGTGTGGACTCACTTAAG TTTGATGACATTGAGGGAGCCATATTGAAGTTCTACCAAGTGCAACCAAAGATCCAGTGTGTTCAGCCTGGGAAG GGCAGCCAGACCCAGGTCCTAGGACAGATTGAGATCTGCTTTAACCCAGAGTTCCAGCTGGAGAACTGTGAAAAAATTGAAGTTGACATGGCAATTTTGGGTAACAGCCCTAAGGCTGCAGGCTTCAGTGTATGCGATCATACAATGCCTGTGTACTATCCACCACTGAAGCGCAGAACTGATGTCTAA
- the rnaset2 gene encoding ribonuclease T2 isoform X6, producing MEHCHPNISYWTVHGLWPDKGMDCNNSWHFNESLIEDLLPDMMKSWPDLLKPSTTSFWKYEWNKHGTCAARAQSLNSQHKYFSKALELYHKLDLDGVLRKFNIVPSKEYYSFDDIEGAILKFYQVQPKIQCVQPGKGSQTQVLGQIEICFNPEFQLENCEKIEVDMAILGNSPKAAGFSVCDHTMPVYYPPLKRRTDV from the exons ATGGAGCATTGCCATCCCAATATCAGCTACTGGACTGTGCACGGCCTCTG gCCTGATAAAGGAATGGACTGTAACAATTCTTGGCACTTCAATGAGAGTCTTATTGAG GACCTACTCCCAGACATGATGAAAAGTTGGCCGGACCTGTTAAAACCATCCACTACTTCATTTTG GAAGTATGAGTGGAACAAGCATGGGACATGTGCGGCCAGGGCACAGTCCCTGAACAGTCAGCACAAGTACTTCAGCAAAGCTTTGGAGCTCTACCACAAGCTGGACCTAGATGG AGTTCTGAGAAAATTCAATATTGTTCCCTCTAAGGAATACTACTCG TTTGATGACATTGAGGGAGCCATATTGAAGTTCTACCAAGTGCAACCAAAGATCCAGTGTGTTCAGCCTGGGAAG GGCAGCCAGACCCAGGTCCTAGGACAGATTGAGATCTGCTTTAACCCAGAGTTCCAGCTGGAGAACTGTGAAAAAATTGAAGTTGACATGGCAATTTTGGGTAACAGCCCTAAGGCTGCAGGCTTCAGTGTATGCGATCATACAATGCCTGTGTACTATCCACCACTGAAGCGCAGAACTGATGTCTAA
- the rnaset2 gene encoding ribonuclease T2 isoform X2: MNLTPLLLCICCCFTTSAYFFTSPHVWTKLILTHHWPSTFCSMEHCHPNISYWTVHGLWPDKGMDCNNSWHFNESLIEDLLPDMMKSWPDLLKPSTTSFWKYEWNKHGTCAARAQSLNSQHKYFSKALELYHKLDLDGVLRKFNIVPSKEYYSFDDIEGAILKFYQVQPKIQCVQPGKGSQTQVLGQIEICFNPEFQLENCEKIEVDMAILGNSPKAAGFSVCDHTMPVYYPPLKRRTDV, translated from the exons aTGAATCtgacacctctcctcctctgtattTGCTGCTGTTTTACAACCTCAGCCTATTTTTTCACATCTCC ACACGTGTGGACCAAGCTGATACTGACCCACCACTGGCCCAGCACCTTCTGCAGT ATGGAGCATTGCCATCCCAATATCAGCTACTGGACTGTGCACGGCCTCTG gCCTGATAAAGGAATGGACTGTAACAATTCTTGGCACTTCAATGAGAGTCTTATTGAG GACCTACTCCCAGACATGATGAAAAGTTGGCCGGACCTGTTAAAACCATCCACTACTTCATTTTG GAAGTATGAGTGGAACAAGCATGGGACATGTGCGGCCAGGGCACAGTCCCTGAACAGTCAGCACAAGTACTTCAGCAAAGCTTTGGAGCTCTACCACAAGCTGGACCTAGATGG AGTTCTGAGAAAATTCAATATTGTTCCCTCTAAGGAATACTACTCG TTTGATGACATTGAGGGAGCCATATTGAAGTTCTACCAAGTGCAACCAAAGATCCAGTGTGTTCAGCCTGGGAAG GGCAGCCAGACCCAGGTCCTAGGACAGATTGAGATCTGCTTTAACCCAGAGTTCCAGCTGGAGAACTGTGAAAAAATTGAAGTTGACATGGCAATTTTGGGTAACAGCCCTAAGGCTGCAGGCTTCAGTGTATGCGATCATACAATGCCTGTGTACTATCCACCACTGAAGCGCAGAACTGATGTCTAA
- the rnaset2 gene encoding ribonuclease T2 isoform X1, with product MNLTPLLLCICCCFTTSAYFFTSPHVWTKLILTHHWPSTFCSMEHCHPNISYWTVHGLWPDKGMDCNNSWHFNESLIEDLLPDMMKSWPDLLKPSTTSFWKYEWNKHGTCAARAQSLNSQHKYFSKALELYHKLDLDGVLRKFNIVPSKEYYSNEQLRWTCVDSLKFDDIEGAILKFYQVQPKIQCVQPGKGSQTQVLGQIEICFNPEFQLENCEKIEVDMAILGNSPKAAGFSVCDHTMPVYYPPLKRRTDV from the exons aTGAATCtgacacctctcctcctctgtattTGCTGCTGTTTTACAACCTCAGCCTATTTTTTCACATCTCC ACACGTGTGGACCAAGCTGATACTGACCCACCACTGGCCCAGCACCTTCTGCAGT ATGGAGCATTGCCATCCCAATATCAGCTACTGGACTGTGCACGGCCTCTG gCCTGATAAAGGAATGGACTGTAACAATTCTTGGCACTTCAATGAGAGTCTTATTGAG GACCTACTCCCAGACATGATGAAAAGTTGGCCGGACCTGTTAAAACCATCCACTACTTCATTTTG GAAGTATGAGTGGAACAAGCATGGGACATGTGCGGCCAGGGCACAGTCCCTGAACAGTCAGCACAAGTACTTCAGCAAAGCTTTGGAGCTCTACCACAAGCTGGACCTAGATGG AGTTCTGAGAAAATTCAATATTGTTCCCTCTAAGGAATACTACTCG AATGAGCAGCTGAGGTGGACCTGTGTGGACTCACTTAAG TTTGATGACATTGAGGGAGCCATATTGAAGTTCTACCAAGTGCAACCAAAGATCCAGTGTGTTCAGCCTGGGAAG GGCAGCCAGACCCAGGTCCTAGGACAGATTGAGATCTGCTTTAACCCAGAGTTCCAGCTGGAGAACTGTGAAAAAATTGAAGTTGACATGGCAATTTTGGGTAACAGCCCTAAGGCTGCAGGCTTCAGTGTATGCGATCATACAATGCCTGTGTACTATCCACCACTGAAGCGCAGAACTGATGTCTAA
- the rnaset2 gene encoding ribonuclease T2 isoform X4 yields the protein MEHCHPNISYWTVHGLWPDKGMDCNNSWHFNESLIEDLLPDMMKSWPDLLKPSTTSFWKYEWNKHGTCAARAQSLNSQHKYFSKALELYHKLDLDGVLRKFNIVPSKEYYSNEQLRWTCVDSLKFDDIEGAILKFYQVQPKIQCVQPGKGSQTQVLGQIEICFNPEFQLENCEKIEVDMAILGNSPKAAGFSVCDHTMPVYYPPLKRRTDV from the exons ATGGAGCATTGCCATCCCAATATCAGCTACTGGACTGTGCACGGCCTCTG gCCTGATAAAGGAATGGACTGTAACAATTCTTGGCACTTCAATGAGAGTCTTATTGAG GACCTACTCCCAGACATGATGAAAAGTTGGCCGGACCTGTTAAAACCATCCACTACTTCATTTTG GAAGTATGAGTGGAACAAGCATGGGACATGTGCGGCCAGGGCACAGTCCCTGAACAGTCAGCACAAGTACTTCAGCAAAGCTTTGGAGCTCTACCACAAGCTGGACCTAGATGG AGTTCTGAGAAAATTCAATATTGTTCCCTCTAAGGAATACTACTCG AATGAGCAGCTGAGGTGGACCTGTGTGGACTCACTTAAG TTTGATGACATTGAGGGAGCCATATTGAAGTTCTACCAAGTGCAACCAAAGATCCAGTGTGTTCAGCCTGGGAAG GGCAGCCAGACCCAGGTCCTAGGACAGATTGAGATCTGCTTTAACCCAGAGTTCCAGCTGGAGAACTGTGAAAAAATTGAAGTTGACATGGCAATTTTGGGTAACAGCCCTAAGGCTGCAGGCTTCAGTGTATGCGATCATACAATGCCTGTGTACTATCCACCACTGAAGCGCAGAACTGATGTCTAA
- the rnaset2 gene encoding ribonuclease T2 isoform X5, protein MNLTPLLLCICCCFTTSAYFFTSPHVWTKLILTHHWPSTFCSMEHCHPNISYWTVHGLWKYEWNKHGTCAARAQSLNSQHKYFSKALELYHKLDLDGVLRKFNIVPSKEYYSFDDIEGAILKFYQVQPKIQCVQPGKGSQTQVLGQIEICFNPEFQLENCEKIEVDMAILGNSPKAAGFSVCDHTMPVYYPPLKRRTDV, encoded by the exons aTGAATCtgacacctctcctcctctgtattTGCTGCTGTTTTACAACCTCAGCCTATTTTTTCACATCTCC ACACGTGTGGACCAAGCTGATACTGACCCACCACTGGCCCAGCACCTTCTGCAGT ATGGAGCATTGCCATCCCAATATCAGCTACTGGACTGTGCACGGCCTCTG GAAGTATGAGTGGAACAAGCATGGGACATGTGCGGCCAGGGCACAGTCCCTGAACAGTCAGCACAAGTACTTCAGCAAAGCTTTGGAGCTCTACCACAAGCTGGACCTAGATGG AGTTCTGAGAAAATTCAATATTGTTCCCTCTAAGGAATACTACTCG TTTGATGACATTGAGGGAGCCATATTGAAGTTCTACCAAGTGCAACCAAAGATCCAGTGTGTTCAGCCTGGGAAG GGCAGCCAGACCCAGGTCCTAGGACAGATTGAGATCTGCTTTAACCCAGAGTTCCAGCTGGAGAACTGTGAAAAAATTGAAGTTGACATGGCAATTTTGGGTAACAGCCCTAAGGCTGCAGGCTTCAGTGTATGCGATCATACAATGCCTGTGTACTATCCACCACTGAAGCGCAGAACTGATGTCTAA